The following is a genomic window from Candidatus Dormiibacterota bacterium.
CGTGGTCGTCCCCCTCTACAAGGAGGAGGAGAACGTCGATTACGCCGTCGCCGAGCTCCTCGGGGTGCTCGACACCATGCCCCAGTCGGCCGAGGTCATCCTCGTCGACGACGGCAGCCCCGACGCCACCGGCGCGATGGCGATGGCCTGGCACGACCGCGACCCCCGGGTCCGGGTCATCC
Proteins encoded in this region:
- a CDS encoding glycosyltransferase, yielding MDFSASRAWDETPEHGSAPIALHSVDLSVVVPLYKEEENVDYAVAELLGVLDTMPQSAEVILVDDGSPDATGAMAMAWHDRDPRVRVI